One part of the Macaca mulatta isolate MMU2019108-1 chromosome 6, T2T-MMU8v2.0, whole genome shotgun sequence genome encodes these proteins:
- the EGFLAM gene encoding pikachurin isoform X3 codes for MRFKTTAKDGLLLWRGDSPMRPNSDFISLGLRDGALVFSYNLGSGVASIMVNGSFNDGRWHRVKAVRDGQSGKITVDDYGARTGKSPGMMRQLNINGALYVGGMKEIALHTNRQYMRGLVGCISHFTLSTDYHIALVEDAADGKNINTCGAK; via the exons atgaggtttaagacaACTGCCAAGGATGGCCTTTTGCTGTGGAGGGGAGACAGCCCCATGAGGCCCAATAGCGACTTCATTTCCTTGGGCCTTCGGGATGGAGCCCTCGTGTTCAG CTATAACCTGGGCAGTGGTGTGGCATCCATCATGGTGAATGGCTCCTTCAACGATGGTCGGTGGCACCGAGTTAAGGCTGTTCG GGATGGCCAGTCAGGAAAGATAACCGTGGATGACTATGGAGCCAGAACGGGCAAATCCCCAGGCATGATGCGGCAGCTTAACATCAATGGAGCTCTGTATGTGG GTGGAATGAAGGAAATTGCTCTGCACACTAACAGGCAATATATGAGAGGGCTTGTGGGCTGTATCTCTCACTTCACCCTGTCTACCGATTACCACATTGCCCTCGTGGAAGATGCTGCGGATGGGAAAAACATCAACACTTGCGGAGCCAAGTAA